Part of the Pseudomonas lijiangensis genome is shown below.
CTTGAACTCCTGAAGCAACAGCTTTTCCAGACCTGCGATATTGGTATTCGTGTTCATCGCATTGTCGTTATGAGCATACTCGGCAAGCACTTTGAGGTAGACGGCAGGCTTTTCCTGCTTGGCCGCAGCAAGCGGCCACTGCCCTGCTGGTGTCAACTCGTGATGGGAATACGTCATGCAGCCTTGCAGGCTCAGGGAAAAAACAATGGCCAGCAACGCAAGAAACTTGTTCACGGAAATATCCTTATTCTTTCGGAAGTTGTTGAGTGGCATCTTTGAGCAGGATGTTGACCAGCTCGGTCAACTGATGGGAACCCAGGGTCATGTTGTAATAGTCGTTATCCCAGAACCCCGTGTTCTGATCGCGCTTGACCACCTGCCGTGAAGACGCCAGTTGCTTGCCGGTGCGATCCGTGATGCTCAGTTCACCTGCAAGATCATAGGTATCGACATAGATAGGGCCGTTGACCCAGATCCAGACCGTCAACGTCAGCAAGGCACCAGGAAAGTAGCCAGGGTGAGGCGCACGCTTGCCCTTGAGAGAGGTGAAGTTGAATGTCAGCTCGACATCCTTCTCGCCGACCTTGGCCGGGAAGACGATCATTTTCTGGAAGAACTCGCCTCGCTCGATGTAGGTATTGATCTGGCTGGTCAACTGAACGCCGATATTACGGCGTACGTCAGCTTTGATGCTCTCATCAGAAACCTGTACATCCTTGACCGAGGCCCCCACAGGCAAGGTGTGTTCAGCCACTTCAATGGGAGGGGCAATCGGGCCAGCAGGCGTGAAGGAGACACACCCCGTCAACATCAGCCCCACGAAGCCGATCACCGCGCACTGCAACTTATTCATTTAACGAACATCCTTGAGATGTAGCCGAAAAGCGCCATCTGACCTTGAAAAAGTAAGGGTATGCCACAGGCTCTCGCCTGTCCGTGGCACGCAAAAGATGGCTAAGCGCCATCTAGGGCGGCGATTGTAACCACTCCGTATCAGGCTTGCTAATCAATTGATGCTGCGAGGAAAGGTGCGACAGCGGGATGCGAGGGGGGAGGAAGAAGCTTTACGGGGCGATGCTTACGCCAGGCGAATTCATATAAGCATCTCGGGGACAGTTACAAAACCAACGCTCCGACCCTGGAGCGGCAATTCTGCACTTCAGTATTTGATTCGATAAATATTCAACAAGGTTTCATTGGCATATATATATTCCACCTTGCCGATAAAGGCGCTGTGCTCCAGCCAGTCATTGGGGCCCATGGCGACCTGGAATCGCGGAGTGCAGGTACATTCATAATGACCGGCAGTAACAGGCCATACACCGTCCTGAATTTCCTGCTGACCGGTTTCATCCAGAACGAGCACGCCTTCATTGATGACGTTGATCAACTCACCCAGGTCCGTGCGCAAGGTAAAACGTGCATTCAAGCGGGCAACTTCGCCAGAATTCTCGATAAAGAAATCGGAACCGCCCGGCAGCACCACGCCTTGAAACTGCTGGCCGAAGAACTCACCGCCCACAATGGAAGTATTACTGCGAAGACCGTCACTGCATATGCCCAGAAACGTCGGGGCATCGGTGCGCAATGTGATAGTGAGAACCTTTTCCAACAAAGGAACCTTTGTTGTTGCAGTCAGGGCGCGCTCGGTTCTCTTGCGAGAGTCGTTAAAGTCAATGACATTCATATATACCTCTCGCTTTGTCTATGTGCGTAAGTCAGCACATATCATCATTACATTTTCAAGTCATTAAACTATCAGGAATTTACCAAGTTTCTGCTCATCCCAGTTTGCTTGTCAAGATAATTGTACTGGCCAGTTTACTTAATATGATAAAGGTCACATTAACGATCCCGGCAACAAATCCTTGCCATCCTTCTAAAAAAGACTAAGTTGTACGATGACGGATGAGATCTGGAGATCCACTCGCCAGACCGATCGTCCGCCCTACTCTAACTACAAGAAAAGGACCTGTTCATGAAAAAGCTCAAACTGCTTGTGGGTTTTCTGTGTCTCTTTACGGGATTCGTATCCGCCGCACCCTCCTCCGATGAAAACGATGTGGCGGCTGCCGTGGACAAACTGACCCAGGCCATGTGGCACAAGGATATCGGGCAACTCAAGGCGCTGACCGCAGACAACCTCTCCTACGGCCACTCCAGCGGTAATATCCAGGACAAGCAGGCATTCATTGCCGACATCGAAACCGGGAAAAGTGCTTTCAACGAGCTGAAAATGCTCAATCAGAAAATCATTCTATCCGGCGATGTCGCCATGGTCCGCAATCACTTCTCGGCTCAGGCGGTGAACAGCGGCAAAGTGGTGCCGACTGAAATCGAGAACTTCCAGATCTGGCAGAAACAGAACGGCCAATGGCTGTTGATTGGCAGACAAGCGTTCCGTTTCTGATTCAGGCCATACGGACGGCTGTGTTCACTGCGAACCGAACATGGCCGTCCAGTAAATCCCCGCATCGCTCTTGGGATCTATGGCATAAGCGGCGCCCAACTCCCGGAAGCCCGGATTCATCAGGTTGGCGCAGTGACCGGGGCTGGCCAGCCAGCCATCGACAACCTTGCGTGTGGTGTCCTGGCCAGCGGCGATGTTTTCGCCGATCTGCTGGGCGATGTAACCGGCAAGCTCCGCCCGGTCTCCCGGCGTACTGCCGTCGCGGCCCTTGTGATCGAAGAAACTGTTATTGGCCATGGACCGTGTATGCCCTTCGGCCGCCGTCGCCAAGGTAGCGTTCCAGGTCAGCGGCGTCGTGGCATTGAAGGCCTGGGTGCCACATTGACGTGGCTGGTTACGGGCCGTATTGATCAGTTCAAGCAGCTTCTGACCTTCGGCCTGCCAGTCTCCCAAACGCGCAGCCAGCAGCGAGCGCGCCAGTACGATGCGCCACTCCCGCCCTTCACGACTCACACCAATATCGACGAATTGCGGGTCCAGCACCACCTGACAAAAACTTTCCTGCACCGCTTTCATCGCAGACTGCGCATCTCGCGGCCCGGACAGGCTGATGGCCTGCACTGTCACCATCGGATAGGACGCACGCGCCAGCGCCTGCTGCAAATCGCCCGAACCGGTGGCAGGCAAGACCAGTCGCGAATCGCTGACCAGTGGCGGCAGCTCCATGGAAACCTGCCCCCCACAGCGCTGAACCTGACTGCGATAGAGATTGATCGATTCTGCCAGTTGCGTTTCTTCGGTAGCCAGCGCATCGACGGAAGACAACGACACCACAGCAATAAGGAAAAGGGATGACAAGACGCGCATGAAAGAGCCTACCTTTGGAC
Proteins encoded:
- a CDS encoding DUF3237 domain-containing protein, whose translation is MNVIDFNDSRKRTERALTATTKVPLLEKVLTITLRTDAPTFLGICSDGLRSNTSIVGGEFFGQQFQGVVLPGGSDFFIENSGEVARLNARFTLRTDLGELINVINEGVLVLDETGQQEIQDGVWPVTAGHYECTCTPRFQVAMGPNDWLEHSAFIGKVEYIYANETLLNIYRIKY
- a CDS encoding nuclear transport factor 2 family protein → MKKLKLLVGFLCLFTGFVSAAPSSDENDVAAAVDKLTQAMWHKDIGQLKALTADNLSYGHSSGNIQDKQAFIADIETGKSAFNELKMLNQKIILSGDVAMVRNHFSAQAVNSGKVVPTEIENFQIWQKQNGQWLLIGRQAFRF
- a CDS encoding CAP domain-containing protein encodes the protein MRVLSSLFLIAVVSLSSVDALATEETQLAESINLYRSQVQRCGGQVSMELPPLVSDSRLVLPATGSGDLQQALARASYPMVTVQAISLSGPRDAQSAMKAVQESFCQVVLDPQFVDIGVSREGREWRIVLARSLLAARLGDWQAEGQKLLELINTARNQPRQCGTQAFNATTPLTWNATLATAAEGHTRSMANNSFFDHKGRDGSTPGDRAELAGYIAQQIGENIAAGQDTTRKVVDGWLASPGHCANLMNPGFRELGAAYAIDPKSDAGIYWTAMFGSQ